A single Augochlora pura isolate Apur16 chromosome 2, APUR_v2.2.1, whole genome shotgun sequence DNA region contains:
- the Tpnt gene encoding troponin T, skeletal muscle isoform X3: MSDDEEQYSDSGENPEFMKRQEQKRSDLDEQLKEYIAEWRKQRAKEEEELKRLKEKQAKRKITRADEEKRLAQKKKEEEERRQREIEEKKQRDIEEKRKRLEESEKKRQAMMQAMKDQSKKGPNFTITRKDLAGNLTSAQLERNKTKEQLEEEKKISLSIRIKPLEMDGLSIDKLRFKANELWDTIVKLETEKYDLEERQKRQDYDLKELKERQKQQLRHKALKKGLDPEALTGKYPPKIQVASKYERRVDTRSYDDKKKLFEGGLTEQQKEIIEKQWTQQKEQFLGRQKTKLPKWFGERPGKKPGDPESPEGEEDVKAAAEDEELEEPQFEEEEEEEEEEEEEEEEEGGEGKEGEGEEEEEEEEEEEEEEEEEEEEEEEEEEE; this comes from the exons GGACTCTGGGGAGAATCCCGAGTTTATGAAG AGGCAGGAACAGAAGCGAAGCGACCTAGACGAACAGCTCAAGGAATACATTGCAGAATGGCGGAAGCAGAGGGccaaggaggaggaggagctgAAGAGATTGAAG GAGAAGCAAGCGAAACGCAAGATCACTCGTGCGGACGAAGAGAAGAGATTGGcccagaaaaagaaagaggaggaagagcGTCGCCAACGTGAAATCG AGGAGAAGAAGCAACGCGACatagaggaaaagagaaa GCGTCTCGAAGAGTCGGAAAAGAAACGCCAAGCTATGATGCAAGCGATGAAGGACCAGAGCAAGAAGGGCCCGAACTTCACTATCACTAGGAAAGATCTGGCA GGTAACCTCACGTCGGCGCAACTGGAGCGCAACAAGACGAAAGAGCAGCTCGAAGAGGAGAAGAAAATCTCGCTGAGCATCCGTATCAAACCTCTGGAAATGGATGGTTTATCCATTGACAAGCTCCGGTTCAAGGCTAACGAACTCTGGGACACTATAGTCAAGTTGGAAACTGAGAAATACGATCTGGAAGAGCGACAGAAACGCCAGGACTATGAC cttaaagaattaaaagaacgtcAAAAGCAGCAACTGAGGCACAAGGCTTTGAAGAAAGGTCTCGACCCTGAAGCCCTCACCGGCAAGTACCCT CCCAAGATTCAAGTCGCCTCCAAATACGAACGTCGCGTGGATACCAGGTCCTACGACGACAAGAAGAAGCTCTTCGAGGGT GGTCTGACCGAACAACAGAAGGAGATCATAGAGAAGCAGTGGACCCAGCAGAAGGAACAATTCCTCGGTCGCCAGAAGA CGAAGTTGCCGAAGTGGTTCGGAGAGAGGCCAGGCAAGAAACCTGGAGACCCCGAGTCTCCGGAGGGCGAAGAAGACGTGAAGGCTGCGGCTGAGGACGAGGAGCTTGAAGAGCCACaattcgaagaagaagaagaggaagaagaggaggaggaggaagaagaagaggaggagggtgGAGAAGGaaaggagggagagggagaggaagaagaggaggaagaggaagaggaagaggaggaggaggaagaagaggaggaggaggaagaggaggaagaagaagaatag
- the Tpnt gene encoding troponin T, skeletal muscle isoform X1 — translation MSDDEEQYSGRASQKDSGENPEFMKRQEQKRSDLDEQLKEYIAEWRKQRAKEEEELKRLKEKQAKRKITRADEEKRLAQKKKEEEERRQREIEEKKQRDIEEKRKRLEESEKKRQAMMQAMKDQSKKGPNFTITRKDLAGNLTSAQLERNKTKEQLEEEKKISLSIRIKPLEMDGLSIDKLRFKANELWDTIVKLETEKYDLEERQKRQDYDLKELKERQKQQLRHKALKKGLDPEALTGKYPPKIQVASKYERRVDTRSYDDKKKLFEGGLTEQQKEIIEKQWTQQKEQFLGRQKTKLPKWFGERPGKKPGDPESPEGEEDVKAAAEDEELEEPQFEEEEEEEEEEEEEEEEEGGEGKEGEGEEEEEEEEEEEEEEEEEEEEEEEEEEE, via the exons GGGTAGGGCGTCCCAAAA GGACTCTGGGGAGAATCCCGAGTTTATGAAG AGGCAGGAACAGAAGCGAAGCGACCTAGACGAACAGCTCAAGGAATACATTGCAGAATGGCGGAAGCAGAGGGccaaggaggaggaggagctgAAGAGATTGAAG GAGAAGCAAGCGAAACGCAAGATCACTCGTGCGGACGAAGAGAAGAGATTGGcccagaaaaagaaagaggaggaagagcGTCGCCAACGTGAAATCG AGGAGAAGAAGCAACGCGACatagaggaaaagagaaa GCGTCTCGAAGAGTCGGAAAAGAAACGCCAAGCTATGATGCAAGCGATGAAGGACCAGAGCAAGAAGGGCCCGAACTTCACTATCACTAGGAAAGATCTGGCA GGTAACCTCACGTCGGCGCAACTGGAGCGCAACAAGACGAAAGAGCAGCTCGAAGAGGAGAAGAAAATCTCGCTGAGCATCCGTATCAAACCTCTGGAAATGGATGGTTTATCCATTGACAAGCTCCGGTTCAAGGCTAACGAACTCTGGGACACTATAGTCAAGTTGGAAACTGAGAAATACGATCTGGAAGAGCGACAGAAACGCCAGGACTATGAC cttaaagaattaaaagaacgtcAAAAGCAGCAACTGAGGCACAAGGCTTTGAAGAAAGGTCTCGACCCTGAAGCCCTCACCGGCAAGTACCCT CCCAAGATTCAAGTCGCCTCCAAATACGAACGTCGCGTGGATACCAGGTCCTACGACGACAAGAAGAAGCTCTTCGAGGGT GGTCTGACCGAACAACAGAAGGAGATCATAGAGAAGCAGTGGACCCAGCAGAAGGAACAATTCCTCGGTCGCCAGAAGA CGAAGTTGCCGAAGTGGTTCGGAGAGAGGCCAGGCAAGAAACCTGGAGACCCCGAGTCTCCGGAGGGCGAAGAAGACGTGAAGGCTGCGGCTGAGGACGAGGAGCTTGAAGAGCCACaattcgaagaagaagaagaggaagaagaggaggaggaggaagaagaagaggaggagggtgGAGAAGGaaaggagggagagggagaggaagaagaggaggaagaggaagaggaagaggaggaggaggaagaagaggaggaggaggaagaggaggaagaagaagaatag
- the Tpnt gene encoding troponin T, skeletal muscle isoform X2: MSDDEEQYSGRASQKDSGENPEFMKRQEQKRSDLDEQLKEYIAEWRKQRAKEEEELKRLKEKQAKRKITRADEEKRLAQKKKEEEERRQREIEEKKQRDIEEKRKRLEESEKKRQAMMQAMKDQSKKGPNFTITRKDLAGNLTSAQLERNKTKEQLEEEKKISLSIRIKPLEMDGLSIDKLRFKANELWDTIVKLETEKYDLEERQKRQDYDLKELKERQKQQLRHKALKKGLDPEALTGKYPPKIQVASKYERRVDTRSYDDKKKLFEGGYDTLLAEYNEKLWKQKSEQFMKRTKTKLPKWFGERPGKKPGDPESPEGEEDVKAAAEDEELEEPQFEEEEEEEEEEEEEEEEEGGEGKEGEGEEEEEEEEEEEEEEEEEEEEEEEEEEE, encoded by the exons GGGTAGGGCGTCCCAAAA GGACTCTGGGGAGAATCCCGAGTTTATGAAG AGGCAGGAACAGAAGCGAAGCGACCTAGACGAACAGCTCAAGGAATACATTGCAGAATGGCGGAAGCAGAGGGccaaggaggaggaggagctgAAGAGATTGAAG GAGAAGCAAGCGAAACGCAAGATCACTCGTGCGGACGAAGAGAAGAGATTGGcccagaaaaagaaagaggaggaagagcGTCGCCAACGTGAAATCG AGGAGAAGAAGCAACGCGACatagaggaaaagagaaa GCGTCTCGAAGAGTCGGAAAAGAAACGCCAAGCTATGATGCAAGCGATGAAGGACCAGAGCAAGAAGGGCCCGAACTTCACTATCACTAGGAAAGATCTGGCA GGTAACCTCACGTCGGCGCAACTGGAGCGCAACAAGACGAAAGAGCAGCTCGAAGAGGAGAAGAAAATCTCGCTGAGCATCCGTATCAAACCTCTGGAAATGGATGGTTTATCCATTGACAAGCTCCGGTTCAAGGCTAACGAACTCTGGGACACTATAGTCAAGTTGGAAACTGAGAAATACGATCTGGAAGAGCGACAGAAACGCCAGGACTATGAC cttaaagaattaaaagaacgtcAAAAGCAGCAACTGAGGCACAAGGCTTTGAAGAAAGGTCTCGACCCTGAAGCCCTCACCGGCAAGTACCCT CCCAAGATTCAAGTCGCCTCCAAATACGAACGTCGCGTGGATACCAGGTCCTACGACGACAAGAAGAAGCTCTTCGAGGGT GGATATGACACGCTTCTAGCGGAATACAACGAGAAACTGTGGAAACAGAAATCAGAACAGTTCATGAAGCGCACCAAAA CGAAGTTGCCGAAGTGGTTCGGAGAGAGGCCAGGCAAGAAACCTGGAGACCCCGAGTCTCCGGAGGGCGAAGAAGACGTGAAGGCTGCGGCTGAGGACGAGGAGCTTGAAGAGCCACaattcgaagaagaagaagaggaagaagaggaggaggaggaagaagaagaggaggagggtgGAGAAGGaaaggagggagagggagaggaagaagaggaggaagaggaagaggaagaggaggaggaggaagaagaggaggaggaggaagaggaggaagaagaagaatag
- the Tpnt gene encoding troponin T, skeletal muscle isoform X4: MKRQEQKRSDLDEQLKEYIAEWRKQRAKEEEELKRLKEKQAKRKITRADEEKRLAQKKKEEEERRQREIEEKKQRDIEEKRKRLEESEKKRQAMMQAMKDQSKKGPNFTITRKDLAGNLTSAQLERNKTKEQLEEEKKISLSIRIKPLEMDGLSIDKLRFKANELWDTIVKLETEKYDLEERQKRQDYDLKELKERQKQQLRHKALKKGLDPEALTGKYPPKIQVASKYERRVDTRSYDDKKKLFEGGLTEQQKEIIEKQWTQQKEQFLGRQKTKLPKWFGERPGKKPGDPESPEGEEDVKAAAEDEELEEPQFEEEEEEEEEEEEEEEEEGGEGKEGEGEEEEEEEEEEEEEEEEEEEEEEEEEEE, encoded by the exons ATGAAG AGGCAGGAACAGAAGCGAAGCGACCTAGACGAACAGCTCAAGGAATACATTGCAGAATGGCGGAAGCAGAGGGccaaggaggaggaggagctgAAGAGATTGAAG GAGAAGCAAGCGAAACGCAAGATCACTCGTGCGGACGAAGAGAAGAGATTGGcccagaaaaagaaagaggaggaagagcGTCGCCAACGTGAAATCG AGGAGAAGAAGCAACGCGACatagaggaaaagagaaa GCGTCTCGAAGAGTCGGAAAAGAAACGCCAAGCTATGATGCAAGCGATGAAGGACCAGAGCAAGAAGGGCCCGAACTTCACTATCACTAGGAAAGATCTGGCA GGTAACCTCACGTCGGCGCAACTGGAGCGCAACAAGACGAAAGAGCAGCTCGAAGAGGAGAAGAAAATCTCGCTGAGCATCCGTATCAAACCTCTGGAAATGGATGGTTTATCCATTGACAAGCTCCGGTTCAAGGCTAACGAACTCTGGGACACTATAGTCAAGTTGGAAACTGAGAAATACGATCTGGAAGAGCGACAGAAACGCCAGGACTATGAC cttaaagaattaaaagaacgtcAAAAGCAGCAACTGAGGCACAAGGCTTTGAAGAAAGGTCTCGACCCTGAAGCCCTCACCGGCAAGTACCCT CCCAAGATTCAAGTCGCCTCCAAATACGAACGTCGCGTGGATACCAGGTCCTACGACGACAAGAAGAAGCTCTTCGAGGGT GGTCTGACCGAACAACAGAAGGAGATCATAGAGAAGCAGTGGACCCAGCAGAAGGAACAATTCCTCGGTCGCCAGAAGA CGAAGTTGCCGAAGTGGTTCGGAGAGAGGCCAGGCAAGAAACCTGGAGACCCCGAGTCTCCGGAGGGCGAAGAAGACGTGAAGGCTGCGGCTGAGGACGAGGAGCTTGAAGAGCCACaattcgaagaagaagaagaggaagaagaggaggaggaggaagaagaagaggaggagggtgGAGAAGGaaaggagggagagggagaggaagaagaggaggaagaggaagaggaagaggaggaggaggaagaagaggaggaggaggaagaggaggaagaagaagaatag